The region GCAACCGTTTTGTCGTGACGGTCCATCAGTGTCCAGTGCCTGGGGTGTAATATCAAATCTTTTAATTCCACTCTGTTTTCCAAGCCCTTCAAACTGCACAACCTTACCGAAGGACCACCGACGAAGGCTACGGTGACGCGCGATGAGGCACTACAGTACTACCGGCAGATGCAAACGATCCGGCGGCTGGAAACGTCGGCCGGTAACCTGTACAAAGAGAAGCTAGTACGAGGTTTTTGCCATCTGTACTCCGGTCAGGAAGCGTGCGCCGTCGGCATGAAGGCTGCGATGCGAACGCAGGACAACATCATCTCCGCGTATCGCGTGCACGGTTGGACCTACCTGATGGGCGTTACGCCGACCGGTGTGCTGGCGGAGTTGACCGGCAAATCGGGTGGATGTGCGCGAGGTAAAGGTGGATCGATGCACATGTACGCGAAAAATTTCTATGGCGGAAATGGAATCGTGGGGGCTCAGGTACGGGTTTTCGCAGCACTGTAGTTCTGGCCCCGGGAGAATCTTTCATAATCGTTCCTACCTTATTTCTGCGATTCTTTTGCCGAATTGTGCGGCGGCAGGTTCCGCTTGGTGCGGGTGTGGCACTGGCATGTAAGTATAAAAATAACAATGGCGTCTGCCTGGCACTGTACGGCGATGGAGCCTCCAATCAGGGTCAGATCTTTGAGGCCTACAACATGGCACACCTGTGGAAGCTGCCGTGCATTTTCGTCTGCGAAAACAATGGCTACGGTAGGGATTTGTTGTCACTGGTGGCGTGATGGCATGGTGCGGTATTAACACTGGTTTCGAAACGTTTTCCTGCAGGAATGGGCACGTCCGCCGATCGTGGCTCCTGCAATGTTAACTTCTATTGCCGTGGAGATGTACTACCCGGTATATGGGTGGACGGAATGGATGTAGTAGCGGTTAAGCTGGCTACGGAGTTCGCCATTAACCACGTGTTGAACATAGGCCCGGTCGTGATGGAGGTGTACACCTACCGGTaagcaaagaaaaaatatttaaaattgcTTCACAttactctctcgctctttctcactctccaTCTGCATTCACATTTTCCCTACAGCTACTCCGGCCATTCGATGTCCGATCCCGGTACCAGCTATCGTACACGAGAGGAAGTGCAGGAGGTACGGCAGACGCGCGATCCTATCACTTCGTTCAAGGACAAAATTATTGAAGCCGGGCTGGTGAAGCCCGAAGAACTGAAGGTATTATGGACAATCTTTTCCACTCTGGTTTCCCTGTGTAATACCGTATGGACTGTTCCGCTCCTTAGGCGATGGATAACGAGATCAAGAAAGAGATCGACGATGCCACCAAACAAGCCAAGGCAGACGCAGAGATTGGCCTACCGGAGTTGTCGACCGATGTCTACTCAAACAATCTGGAAGGAGAGATCCGTGGATGCACACCGGGCTCCTGGCTGAAGCACGGTACCCTGAAAAGGGCCGTCAATCTATAGAATCACACGGCACGACTATACCCTAAACCACGATTCACCCAAACCAAAGCAAAGTGACCTTTCCGTAGGGGAGTAATCCCGCGCAAAATCAATTGTAAGATTGGAGTATATTTGCAAAATAATCTACCCAGGTGCTTAATGTTTAATCATTTGTAGTATCATTTGTATCGACCAGGTATATCATTGAAATACATATATACGATCCATAAGCTGAGGTCTCTATAGGTTGGCTAGCAGCGAGCAGGATGGAATGAATGGCAGGTGGTGACTGTGGCGTCATTCGTCGCTATCGCTGTCCTGGTACGAATCATCAAACTCATCCTCACCCTCGTCGTAATCCACGATCGTGAAGACAAACGCGTGGCAACCGAAACGGAGCAGCGCTCCGTGATACAGTATCGCACTGCCTTCCCATCCGTTTACCAGTACCGGGATTCTTCGATCGGGCGAACATTTGCAGGCCGGTATCGGTACATCCGCCATGCTAGAAGAAAGTAGTAAACTTTCCGTTAGCTTGCCTCCCAGTGTCTGTGCTTAGCTTTGAATGACGTACCAAGTGCTGGCATAAAACTCTTCCAACGTGTTCGGTTTACGCGATTTCGACAGAATGCTCTGCACTTCTTGCCTGAGTTGCTCATTCTTTGCATTACTGGCTACAGTTCCGGGTGATGGCGACTCTTGTTGCACCGTACCATCCTCGTTGCGACCATTTTTCTTGCGATGAACAGTCGCACCGGTGCGGCATGACTCATTCGTCTCCGTTCTCCGCCAGTGGTCGCTGAAATCGCAACCGTACAACTGGCCATTCACTTCCGTCCCATACTCGGAGTAGTTGATCAGCTCGAACATTTGCGTCACCTGCAAAAGAATGTGCGTGTcgatcaatcatcatccaatTCCTGGACAGTTTTGGTGGCAATACTTACCTCATCGTAAAATATGATCGCATGTCTGCTGGAAGTACAGCAACAATCGCCGTACTTGGCCAGCGTAACATCGTTACCGGGACCGGACCCGATGGTAAACGAACGGTACGACATACATATCGCGTCGTTCGCGTCAACTTTCTCAAAGGAGAAATAACCATCCTCCTCCAGATCGATCCAGGTCAGGGCAGCCCGTGCACGTatccgctgttgctgcacttGTCTTGCGATGCGCTCCATCAGATTATTAAGGCCAGTACCCCCACCACTTGTCATTGTGCTGGACGCTGTGGGGTGATGTAGATCGATCTTTGGCATCACTGCCGCTGTGATCGAAACATTTGCTTGCTGTCCTCCCGATTCTCCATTCAGACAGGCCTCATTCGACACTTCCTTTTTGAGAGCAATGGTACCACTACTGGTAGTACCATTTGTATGAGTGAATTCACGAGCTATCCTCTCGATATCATCCTTTGTGAGCAGTTCGCTCGGTAGAGGTATCTTTTTCAGATCCTCCTGTTGCGATagccgttcgatcgattcactCCGAGTAGTGCCGCTCGATGCAGTCCTGTCGACACAGGAAGGATGTTCGGCAATGATCTGCTTGAGGCGCTGAACAGCTAGAAACCGCACCAATCCCTCATCCAGGCCGTCCAGTTCACTATCCATTGCTGAAATGGTTCAAAGTTTTATTTGATCGTACGTTCGTCACTTTCGTAAGTTCGTGCGCAGAGGGGACAGAACAGGAGTAAGCTAGAGCACATAGTTTGGCGCACTCACCCTTCGATTGGACATCTGCTGAAGAGCTCTGATCTAAATCTCCTGTACGCGTGTGATCCTCGGCTGTTATATCTGTTTTAATGGATCCCAGATCCCCCAATTTACTGCCACCTTCCCCCAGTAACTGGTCACCTGCTGGCTCCGGactattttctttcaatttattGCTCTCACTATCTCCGTCCCCGATTAGTTCCCCAGCCTTACTGGAATCCCCCGTTATGGCCGGTTTTTTCGAcgattcttcttcgtcttcgctgGTGCCGTCGCCGCTGTTCTCCTTTTCGAAGCCAAGCTTTTCATCAGCTTCCTCTATATCCTTGATTTCCTGTTCCACTATGCCCAGTAGCGTTTGATCGTCGTACCGGATGCGAGCATCCTCGAAATGCACCGAACGGTTCACATTCCGCGATCGCAGAAACGTCTTGAGCGAAGGTaacagtggtggtggattgcGGTACATGTGTTCGATCGCTGGTGGAACAACGATCTTCGGTCTTTGCCGCAACTTTTGCTTAAACCGAAAGGGAGGATTCTTCCGGTGCACCATTCGAATGAACTCCGTCTTTACCAGTTCATGGTCCACTTCTCCATTAAACTGGTTCCACAGCCGTATACGTTCGGATGCCGACACTGAGTTGACTAACTTCCAATCCTAAGggacagaaaaaagaaaatgtcaCATTAGTATACCAATAGTATCCCGGCAGTCCACTGTGTCATAGGTTGGCCACTCACAACAAACTGTTCCACATGATTCGGGCACATCCACATCGCCGTAGGTAATGCCGTAAGCGGAGGATCAAGGCAATCTTGATGGAACAGCAGATCGCAATAATCGCATGCTACTAGCGGTGCCTTGCGACAGGAAGCGCCACAAACATGGCACGTCCGGGCAGGCAACGGCACCAGCCCCTGGCAGTCCAGTTCGTGCATTTTCCGCAGTTTCGCCCGCTTCCCGTTGCCGAACTTTCCATATTCCGGTTTTTCCGTGCCGGGAAATGGGAAGTTCACTTCATAGTCGCTGGGCAACTCAAACTGCTTCGGATTCAATATTTTCGCCGCCCGTATCAGGTAATCGAGCGGAGTGGTCGGCTTGaattcctcctcgtcctcttcctcttcctcctcctcgtctgCCTCTTCTACATCCATCGTTTCCGGAAACATCGCTTCCATCGACGCTCGTTCCGCGTTCTGTTCGGCGCGCTCGACGGAGTGCACGGATTCCGGCATCGGAGTGTCATCGGACGAATGGCTTTCCATCGGTACTAGCGTAGCTACCGGCGCTAATgccgtttgttgtgttgcCAGCGATGCCGGTTGGGGTGGGGATGCCGGTGCACTATACATTCCGCCACTTCCACCATCATTATgatcaccgtcgatcgatacCTTACCACTGGAGGAACCACTAGAATTGGAGCTCTTGTGCGACAGGCTTCGATCACGTAGCTGCGCTCTTGCGGTCGTCCCGAGTGGATCGTCGATCGCTTTACACTTGCACGTATGGCAAACCCACTGGCCGTGCGGGATTTCTTGCTCCGACAGTGGCGGATCGTGACAACCGAGATGGAAGCTAGAGGGACACcgatcacagcacagcaaatcTCCACCCTCCTTGCACGCGTCGCACGTGTCGTTGTTGTGTCCCCGGCCCGGTCTTCGATAGTACGGATGGGTTGATCGCCTCAATCCAGTCCTGCCAAGCGTATCCATCGATTCCGGAGGTTTGATGAGGGCTTGTATCAACTGAAAATATCGAGCGAGTAAATCAATCCATTCAGAACGAGCCAGGCAAAGGACACGCGCCCAGGAGAGAGCCCGCGCGTTCTTCTCCTGCGAAGGCACGGATACTATGCTTACCGGCATTAATCCTCCTGCAGCATTCACATCGTACGCCGGGGCACGCTGTTTGCACATTCTCTCATTCATCATTTAACGTTCCGGGTCCTAGTGGTCTTGAAAATGCGGAAATTTCTGTTTCCCTGTTCTGGCTTGTTGCAGACTCCTGGttctgtgttgtttttgtggtACCGTGAGGTTCTGGTATTGGCGGTTCAGGAGTCGAAAGCCAGGATGTCGAGCAGAACTGCGTGACACACTCTCACTTTTGAGGCGGCTTTCGagcactgttgttgctgatcggGATGATATGTCGCCAGAATTGTGTCCGCCGCCGTGTGTTGTGGTTCCGTGTCCGTGAATCagtttttcttgtgtttttcctttcgttttccctCGCCGCCTCACGTGCACGCCCGAACGGATTGCCTTCCCAGCGGGAAAAGGCTACGGGAAAAGTCGGCACGCACAGCTTCCCCGGGATTATGTGGCTGCTGCGCTCCAGCAGGGTGGACTGATCGATCAATCGCAGGGCGCCGAGTTCGTGGACGGACGGGGGGTAACGAGGAGCGAGTGGTGCAAGTTTCAAGGGGAGCAGTGTTAGCAAGCGTAACAAGAACAAGAAAGATAATGGCCCGAGAGTATGACCATTTGTTTAAATTGCTTATTATTGGCGACAGTGGTAAGTATGCGGGCGGTTGCATGCCCACCACCTGATCCGTGGAACAGGGGAAGGAGTTCGCGGGGTAATCGGGGTTTTCCTCTCTAATCCCGCACCACCTTCGTCGACGTCGCGGACTCCTTGTTCTTGTAAACGTTTTGTCTCGTCGTCATAACAAAGGAATGCGCCTCTCCAGCGTTCTTGGTGCCTTCGCTGGCTCCAGATTGACTGAACCGATAGAACGATCTtagagcacacaaaaaaaatccttccttTCCGCGGATCACCGACGATCAGCGATTAGTCATCCAACTGTTTCCCAGAACGTCTACCCCCGAGTGGGATGGTTGCTGTGGTTAATGCTGTATGCGCTGCGTGTTTCTCGACCTAACTCTGCCCATCGCTTATCAGCCAATGCTGGAAGTTATTCCGTGCTTCTGTTCCTCAACGTATCTGGCAAAAATTTATGATtcttccccccaaaaccgCCTCTATTGGCTAGATAAATGGCTATCATAACTTTGAAGCAAGATTAGTTTAGTTACCAGCAAACGTGCGCCACCAATACATGAGTACCGAAACCCGTTGCGATGGTTTTTtattgaagtttttttttctctcgtctATTTCTCAGGCGTTGGAAAGTCCTCGCTGCTGATCCGTTTCTCCGATAATACCTTCTCGGGAAGCTACATAACGACCATCGGTGTAGACTTCAAGATCCGGACGGTGCTGCTGAACGGGGAGCGGGTGAAGCTGCAAATCTGGGACACAGCGGGGCAGGAGCGCTTCAGAACGATCACCAACACGTAAGTAGAGCAGAGCGCGCATGATTGATGCATGATCGCATGCTGCAGaaccgacagccagccagcctgcgtTGATTACTAGCCTcacacactctcactctcttcctgCAGCTACTATCGAGGCACGCACGGCGTGATCGTAGTTTACGACGTGACGAATGGCGAATCTTTTGGCAACGTGAAACGCTGGCTACAGGAAATTGAATCTAACTGTGACGTAGTGAATAAGGTGCTCGGTATGTACGACGTCGCTCTGTCTCCAGGCAGAAACGATCTCCAAAACCGTTGCCACTCGCTAACAATCACATTCCTTTCTCGCTCATTCCGTCAATAGTGGGCAACAAGAACGACGACCCGAACCGAAAAGTGGTGATCACCGAGGATGCGCAGCGATTCGCCAATCAGATGGACATTCGGCTGTTCGAAACATCCGCCAAAGACAACATCAACGTGGAGGAGATGTTCCTCGCCATCACGGAACAGGTACTGAggcacaaaaagaaaacgcagGAGGACACAAAGTCGGAAGCGAACAACGATACGGTACAGCTGAAGAAGGGTAcgcataaaaagaaaaacaaatgctgCTAGACGTGACTGTGGGCCGCATCGGTCCACATGATCGTGCAGGTGTGGTGAGTGAGGGGTTAATGTAGCTTAGTGTGGTAGCGACGGAATTGTACAGAAACTACTATGGTAGCAGCACCGCGGCGGAAGGTGAAGCAAAACATGTCAGAAACAACCCCCTCATGGACACACATTGCCGAGGTTGGCTGTACTGCACAAAAACCCGAACCAAGGGTTTATCTTCCGCCAGCTCCGGCACGTGGATCGGGTATCGTATCGTATGGCCTGGAGTAGTATTCGAAGTATTTAGGAGTGCGAGCGAGGGTTTTTATCTCCTGCTTCCGTGATTGGCAACGTGATCGCTAACTGTAAGCACCATTAAGCCTCCTTTCCATGTCCCAATGTCCCAGGTGGTAGTCCTGGGTGGGATCGTAGGGCTCGCCGATGATATTTGTTCTGTTCGATCCTGCGCCATTCGATTGTCGAAAGACCGTTTATCTCCATTACCATTTGCTCCTCGGTTACTTTGCTCCTCCCATCCGAGCTCAGCtgccgcaacgcaacgagtTATAACCAAGTGGCGCGCACTACCGCACACACTGCTCATTCCCTATTCCAACAAACATAATAGTAATAATGATATCAGTAATaataattatgataattatAACGCTTCTATGATTTTCTCGGCAAACAGAAGAACGAATGTGTATTTAAAAGGGAAACACGAACCGAACCACTAAGCCACGGTTGGACGGACTGGTCGAAAAAATTGTATAAAACGTATAAAGAAAACCAAACGTAACAAATGATACGTTGgccttttattttatttgcctTTATGTTGCACACGAGGAAAAGAAATTCTGCATTTCTTCGGGTCTGCCCTACAGTGGGTCGCATCGTTCGAACGGACTTCCGGTGTATCCTGACGGGCAGCTACAAACGGGTATATGGTGGTTGGTCTAAGTTTTGGGAGTGCAAAcgaaagtgagagaaagaaatagtCAGCGGGATGAGGGTTGAACAAAATTCACATTCGAAGAGAATGATCGCATGCGGCGTTCCTTACCCTGCAGTCAGCGTTCGTGCCGCAGCTAAGGATGCACGGATCGACACACTTGCCCTTGCGACATCCCTGAAACTCGGTGCAGTCGCCGTCGCTGATGCACTCCGGTCGAATGCACTCCTTGAATGGGTCACCCAGATAACCGAAAGGGCACGAGCAGACGGGAATGGCAGCCGAATTCAATCGACACATTGCTTCCTTACCACACGGATTATCAGGGCACTGGgctgaagcgaaaaaaaaaacagcattaTACCCAGCGTTGTCAGTGGCGCAATTCGCTAATACGGTTCACTACACCTTCGCTCGGTGCGATAAGGTACGCATTGAAGCTTACTTACCATCAGCCGATTGCAGGGCAACggccaacaacagcataaTGGAAATGATACGGGATACCGGAGACTGTTTGAAGAAACAATGGTAACAAACTATGTATTGTTGATGTTCGGTTCCTTACAGCATGTTCACAGAATCAATAAGGTGTTCTTAAAACCAAACCCACTTCACACTTATCCATTAACAATAGCTTATCGATAACAGGCAAATGAAACTGATGAGCAGATTTGGTGCTCAACCACTCGCAAGATGAACACAAATTAACGACACACGATATTCTACTGACTCAATATCCAACATATCGTAATGGTGCGCATTTAATCGGCTCAATGCTATCACAACCGCCGGAAGCATTGATCACTAATTTGAAATCACTTTATGGAATATATCCCCCCTAATgcaccgtaaaaaaatatagAAATCCACTTCTATTACTAATTTTTAAAACTACCATCCGTACCATAGTGCTTTCTGGTTTGAAACTGCCTGTGCTACTATTCACTATCCTTATGACTTAAAGCAGGTGCGGTTAGTTTTACGCTCCAACTATTACTGACTGATCGTCTAGAAAAGGCAAGGGTTTAAAACTCTGGACTCATCGCTGGAACAAACGAGGAAAAATCTATCATTTTTCTCACGGAACTGCTGACGGGTGCGAATGCGTGATGCTTGAGCGGTTCAAATTATCGGTAATGCGTTTTCCGCCGGGTGGGTCTAAACGGGCCGGTACAGTTCTGCTGAAGAAGGCATACACACAGAAGCCTCACAATGATCGTCTAGCTATTTGAGCGTGATTTATCTTAAAGTTTTTCGAGTTTATTTTGTAACAAATTCATTAGAGCGTTGTAAATTTGCTTCGACTGTTCCAACCACGTGCGTATCCGAGAGTGCTTCTCACAGTTCTAGATTCTAATCTGGAGCTTGAATGCGTACTTCCTCGGATGCGGTATGCACCGCTCATCGGTCAACAGTGGCACTATTGGATGACGCTACTAACTAGGAGGATGGGAAACTTTTGAAACAATAGAAGGGGAAAGGCGTTCGGGAATTACCGGTCGACTGCAAAACTATCAGAACGAAGCATATTCCATCCGTTTCGTTGAAATTCTATGAAAATTTGATAAATCTACATTCTAGAGTACACCTGATTTTGTACAATCTACTGCAAGAATGGGCGTGATTATTTAATGATTCTAACTAAACACGAAGCCACCAAACTATTGCAGCTGTTTTCtatttattccattttgaaATGTAGAGATTCTGTGTACATTGACTTCTCGTGTCATTGATCGGCAGCTTCGATGCCTCCGATACAATTATTTGTTCCGGTGATTCGATCCAAAAATACGTTTTAATGGAGGCATTGAATGGTGCATGGAATCGctggaaagaaaatgttctcgaattctttttttaaaaaat is a window of Anopheles aquasalis chromosome 2, idAnoAquaMG_Q_19, whole genome shotgun sequence DNA encoding:
- the LOC126571896 gene encoding pyruvate dehydrogenase E1 component subunit alpha, mitochondrial-like, which gives rise to MIKTGLTLAPRLLCRQQQQQTAAVVASSIGSGSVTVKNYATEAKFETKPFKLHNLTEGPPTKATVTRDEALQYYRQMQTIRRLETSAGNLYKEKLVRGFCHLYSGQEACAVGMKAAMRTQDNIISAYRVHGWTYLMGVTPTGVLAELTGKSGGCARGKGGSMHMYAKNFYGGNGIVGAQVPLGAGVALACKYKNNNGVCLALYGDGASNQGQIFEAYNMAHLWKLPCIFVCENNGYGMGTSADRGSCNVNFYCRGDVLPGIWVDGMDVVAVKLATEFAINHVLNIGPVVMEVYTYRYSGHSMSDPGTSYRTREEVQEVRQTRDPITSFKDKIIEAGLVKPEELKAMDNEIKKEIDDATKQAKADAEIGLPELSTDVYSNNLEGEIRGCTPGSWLKHGTLKRAVNL
- the LOC126571894 gene encoding PHD finger protein 12, coding for MMNERMCKQRAPAYDVNAAGGLMPLIQALIKPPESMDTLGRTGLRRSTHPYYRRPGRGHNNDTCDACKEGGDLLCCDRCPSSFHLGCHDPPLSEQEIPHGQWVCHTCKCKAIDDPLGTTARAQLRDRSLSHKSSNSSGSSSGKVSIDGDHNDGGSGGMYSAPASPPQPASLATQQTALAPVATLVPMESHSSDDTPMPESVHSVERAEQNAERASMEAMFPETMDVEEADEEEEEEEDEEEFKPTTPLDYLIRAAKILNPKQFELPSDYEVNFPFPGTEKPEYGKFGNGKRAKLRKMHELDCQGLVPLPARTCHVCGASCRKAPLVACDYCDLLFHQDCLDPPLTALPTAMWMCPNHVEQFVDWKLVNSVSASERIRLWNQFNGEVDHELVKTEFIRMVHRKNPPFRFKQKLRQRPKIVVPPAIEHMYRNPPPLLPSLKTFLRSRNVNRSVHFEDARIRYDDQTLLGIVEQEIKDIEEADEKLGFEKENSGDGTSEDEEESSKKPAITGDSSKAGELIGDGDSESNKLKENSPEPAGDQLLGEGGSKLGDLGSIKTDITAEDHTRTGDLDQSSSADVQSKAMDSELDGLDEGLVRFLAVQRLKQIIAEHPSCVDRTASSGTTRSESIERLSQQEDLKKIPLPSELLTKDDIERIAREFTHTNGTTSSGTIALKKEVSNEACLNGESGGQQANVSITAAVMPKIDLHHPTASSTMTSGGGTGLNNLMERIARQVQQQRIRARAALTWIDLEEDGYFSFEKVDANDAICMSYRSFTIGSGPGNDVTLAKYGDCCCTSSRHAIIFYDEVTQMFELINYSEYGTEVNGQLYGCDFSDHWRRTETNESCRTGATVHRKKNGRNEDGTVQQESPSPGTVASNAKNEQLRQEVQSILSKSRKPNTLEEFYASTCMADVPIPACKCSPDRRIPVLVNGWEGSAILYHGALLRFGCHAFVFTIVDYDEGEDEFDDSYQDSDSDE
- the LOC126571897 gene encoding ras-related protein Rab-35-like, producing MAREYDHLFKLLIIGDSGVGKSSLLIRFSDNTFSGSYITTIGVDFKIRTVLLNGERVKLQIWDTAGQERFRTITNTYYRGTHGVIVVYDVTNGESFGNVKRWLQEIESNCDVVNKVLVGNKNDDPNRKVVITEDAQRFANQMDIRLFETSAKDNINVEEMFLAITEQVLRHKKKTQEDTKSEANNDTVQLKKGTHKKKNKCC
- the LOC126571898 gene encoding delta-like protein 4, giving the protein MSPVSRIISIMLLLAVALQSADAQCPDNPCGKEAMCRLNSAAIPVCSCPFGYLGDPFKECIRPECISDGDCTEFQGCRKGKCVDPCILSCGTNADCRTNHHIPVCSCPSGYTGSPFERCDPL